From Phycodurus eques isolate BA_2022a chromosome 20, UOR_Pequ_1.1, whole genome shotgun sequence, a single genomic window includes:
- the ube2ql1 gene encoding ubiquitin-conjugating enzyme E2Q-like protein 1 has translation MATLLRKIGLIRLHDRDTEDPKHHQGSLKGTKGNQKNNKHCQTANDTNILSTPEIKARKLDQQGKDKEKPGKEAKEKQQQQQQQQQTGGGGNKSTGASSVPALAPHRHHCTQVRTRRLMKELQEIRRLGDNFITVELVEDNLFDWNVKLHQVDKDSALWQDMKETSTEFILLNVTFPDNFPFSPPFMRVLTPRLENGYVLDGGAICMELLTPRGWSSAYTVEAVMRQFAASLVKGQGRICRKAGKSKKAFSRKEAEATFKSLVKTHEKYGWVSPPVSDG, from the exons ATGGCCACTCTACTGCGGAAAATCGGTCTGATCCGCCTGCACGACCGTGACACCGAGGACCCCAAACACCATCAAGGCTCTTTAAAGGGCACCAAAGGAaaccagaaaaacaacaaacactgtCAGACGGCCAACGACACCAACATCCTCAGCACCCCGGAGATTAAGGCCAGGAAGCTGGACCAGCAGGGCAAGGACAAGGAGAAGCCGGGCAAGGAGGCCaaggaaaaacaacagcagcagcagcaacaacagcaaacCGGAGGAGGTGGGAATAAAAGCACCGGAGCCTCCTCCGTACCTGCGCTCGCCCCTCACCGGCATCACTGCACCCAAGTGCGGACGCGCAGGCTgatgaaggagctgcaggagaTCCGGAGGTTAGGGGACAACTTCATCACGGTGGAGCTGGTGGAGGACAACCTGTTCGACTGGAACGTCAAGCTGCACCAGGTGGACAAGGACTCGGCGCTGTGGCAGGACATGAAGGAGACCAGCACCGAGTTCATCCTGCTCAACGTCACCTTCCCCGACAACTTCCCCTTTTCGCCGCCCTTCATGCGGGTGCTGACGCCCCGCTTGGAGAACGGCTACGTGTTGGACGGCGGCGCCATTTGCATGGAGCTGCTGACCCCCCGCGGGTGGTCCAGCGCCTACACGGTGGAGGCCGTCATGAGGCAGTTTGCAGCCAGCCTCGTAAAAGGACAG GGGCGCATATGTCGGAAAGCAGGCAAGTCCAAGAAGGCCTTCAGCCGTAAAGAAGCCGAGGCCACCTTCAAGTCGTTGGTGAAGACCCACGAGAAGTACGGCTGGGTGTCTCCGCCCGTGTCGGACGGCTGA
- the nsun2 gene encoding RNA cytosine C(5)-methyltransferase NSUN2 gives MGKRSRQRQKNQPAGRDHRDNAGWGAGYADIVKENKLFEHYYKEQGLVPEGEFEQFMDAMREPLPATIRITGYKSHAKEILHCLKEKYFKDIQELEIDGQKIEAPQPLSWYPDEQAWHTNMSRKIIRKSPLLEKFHQFLVSETESGNISRQEAVSMIPPLLLKIEPHHKILDMCAAPGSKTAQLIEMLHSDMEVPFPEGFVIANDVDNKRCYLLVHQAKRLNSPCIMVANHDASCIPMLQIQGSDGKKDILFYDRILCDVPCSGDGTMRKNIDVWKKWTTSNSLHLHGLQMRIAVRGVEQLAVGGTMVYSTCSLNPIEDEAVIAALLEKSEGALELVDCSADLPGLKWMPGVTSWKLMTKEGKWYADWSEVPSSRHTQIRPTMFAPADAERLAGMHLERCMRILPHHQNTGGFFVAVLMKKAPMPWNRRYPKLRKEASSGSEPQTQSSHVAPAETPSLPEGEEMEEGDAESKVDGEEAQAGVPKGAPLSDKQDGVCGPPPSKKLKLFGYKEDPFVFLSEDDPVFTTIQSFYDLSPNFPKMNVLTRTHEGKKRHLYMVSKELRNVMLNNSERMKVINTGVKVWSRNSDGEEFGCAFRLAQEGIYTLQPYIRSRIITVSVEDIKVLLTQENPFLSKLEDDAHAQAKKILMGSIVLKYIPNPNKPAEPQCSIQLCGWRGKTSIRAFVPRNERYHYLRMLGVEVFRDKQGAGRKPTDEEAKGKQEEEGAAAEEEEEEELDLENGSENTSSEAKMDDDNKGASG, from the exons ATGGGGAAAAGAAGCAGACAGAGGCAGAAAAACCAACCTGCTGGCAGAGACCACAGAGACAACGCA GGTTGGGGTGCTGGTTATGCTGACATTGTGAAAGAGAATAAGCTGTTTGAGCACTACTACAAGGAACAAGGCTTGGTTCCAGAGGGAGAGTTTGAACAGTTTATGGATGCAATGAGGGAACCGCTTCCAGCCACCATCCGCATCACTGGCTATAAAAG CCACGCCAAGGAAATCCTCCACTGCCTGAAGGAAAAGTACTTTAAGGATATTCAGGAGTTGGAGATCGACGGTCAGAAGATTGAGGCGCCGCAGCCTCTCAGCTG GTATCCCGATGAGCAAGCCTGGCACACCAACATGAGTCGTAAAATAATTCGGAAGTCTCCCCTGCTGGAGAAGTTCCACCAGTTCCTCGTCAGCGAGACGGAGTCG GGTAACATCAGCCGCCAGGAAGCCGTCAGTATGATCCCTCCTCTTCTCCTGAAGATTGAACCCCATCACAAA ATATTGGACATGTGTGCAGCTCCTGGCTCCAAGACAGCGCAACTGATTGAGATGCTTCATTCTGACATGGAAGTGCCGTTTCCAG AGGGCTTCGTCATCGCCAACGACGTGGACAACAAACGCTGCTACCTGCTGGTTCACCAGGCCAAACGTCTCAACAGCCCCTGCATCATGGTGGCCAACCACGACGCGTCCTGCATCCCCATGCTGCAGATCCAAGGTTCGGACGGCAAGAAGGACATCCTCTTCTACGACCGCATCTTGTGCGACGTGCCCTGCAG CGGGGACGGCACCATGAGGAAGAACATAGACGTGTGGAAGAAGTGGACGACCAGCAACAGCCTGCATCTTCATGG CCTCCAGATGCGTATTGCCGTGCGTGGTGTCGAACAGCTGGCCGTGGGCGGCACGATGGTCTACTCCACCTGTTCCCTCAACCCCATTGAGGACGAAGCTGTCATTGCGGCGCTGCTGGAGAAAAGCGAAG GAGCACTGGAGCTGGTCGACTGCTCTGCTGACCTACCGGGCTTGAAGTGGATGCCCGGGGTCACTTCCTGGAAG CTGATGACTAAAGAGGGCAAGTGGTACGCTGACTGGTCGGAGGTTCCGAGCAGTCGCCACACGCAAATCAGACCCACCATGTTCGCGCCAGCAGATGCGGAGAGGCTGGCTGGCATGCATCTGGAGAGATG TATGAGGATTCTGCCACATCACCAGAACACAGGAGGTTTCTTTGTGGCTGTGCTAATGAAGAAAGCCCCGATGCCTTGGAACAGAAGATATCCCAAG CTGAGGAAAGAGGCCTCGTCGGGCTCCGAACCCCAAACTCAAAGCTCTCATGTGGCCCCAGCGGAGACTCCCTCCCTTCCTGAGGGAGAGGAGATGGAGGAAGGAGACGCCGAGAGCAAAGTAGACGGGGAGGAGGCCCAGGCGGGAGTACCCAAAGGAGCTCCTCTGAGTGACAAACAAGATGGCGTGTGTGG CCCTCCACCATCAAAGAAGTTGAAGCTATTTGGATACAAGGAAGATCCCTTTGTGTTCCTCAGTGAAGATGACCCCGTCTTCACCACCATACA ATCCTTCTACGACTTGTCACCAAACTTCCCCAAGATGAACGTGCTGACCAGAACCCACGAGGGCAAGAAGAGACACTTGTACATGGTGTCCAAAGAGTTGCGCAACGTCATGCTCAACAACAGTGAGCGCATGAAG GTCATAAATACAGGTGTGAAAGTGTGGTCTCGCAACAGTGACGGAGAAGAGTTTGGTTGTGCCTTTAGACTGGCTCAAGAG GGTATCTACACTCTGCAGCCGTATATTCGCTCCAGAATCATCACAGTGAGCGTGGAGGACATCAAGGTGCTGCTGACACAGGAAAACCCATTCCTCAGCAAACTGGAGGACGACGCCCACgctcaagccaaaaaaataC tTATGGGAAGCATTGTGTTGAAGTACATTCCCAACCCCAA TAAGCCAGCAGAGCCTCAGTGTTCCATCCAACTGTGCGGCTGGAGAGGAAAGACGTCCATCCGAGCCTTCGTCCCCCGCAACGAGAGGTACCACTACCTCCGCATGCTGGGCGTGGAAGTCTTCCGGGACAAGCAGGGCGCGGGCCGGAAGCCAACAGACGAGGAGGCCAAAGGGaagcaagaggaggagggggcggcggcggaggaggaggaagaggaggagctggACTTGGAGAACGGGAGTGAAAACACATCATCAGAAGCGAAGATGGATGATGACAATAAAGGGGCTAGTGGCTGA
- the med10 gene encoding mediator of RNA polymerase II transcription subunit 10, whose amino-acid sequence MAEKNENLEEHLEKFVENIRQLGIIVSDFQSSSQAGLNQKLNLMITGLQDIEKCRQQLHEINVPLEVFEYIDQGRNPQLYTKECLERALARNEQVKGKIDTLTKFKSLLISELGKVFPEEMSKYKAIHGDDAPS is encoded by the exons ATGGCggagaaaaatgaaaacctcGAAGAGCATCTGGAGAAGTTTGTCGAAAATATTCGGCAGCTCGGAATAATCGTCAGCGACTTCCAGTCGAGCAGTCAAGCGGGACTCAACCAAAAACT AAATCTGATGATAACGGGACTGCAAGACATCGAGAAGTGCCGTCAACAGCTGCACGAGATCAACGTACCACTTGAAGTCTTTGA ATATATCGACCAGGGTCGAAACCCACAGCTGTACACTAAGGAGTGTTTGGAGAGAGCCTTGGCCCGCAACGAGCAAGTTAAAGGAAAAATTGACACCCTGACG AAATTCAAGAGTCTTCTCATCTCCGAGCTCGGCAAAGTCTTCCCGGAGGAGATGTCGAAATACAAGGCGATACACGGCGACGACGCCCCTTCTTAG
- the LOC133395555 gene encoding LOW QUALITY PROTEIN: alpha-taxilin-like (The sequence of the model RefSeq protein was modified relative to this genomic sequence to represent the inferred CDS: inserted 1 base in 1 codon) has protein sequence MKKQDTEESVTQEIEDVPTTAGGTESPVVPKEDVDSSSSPKEPETPQADTPPKNDEAPNDDAAAQSRCDKANELSRQLEDILSIYCRESLSDDSGALANGQSQRLEINGLADDKEHDGAVAGKVKGGASGVDKEKKKTQDKKKVKGLGKEITLLMQTLNTLSTPEEKLTGLCKKYAELLEEHRNRQKQMRALQKKQTQLVQEKDNLRNEHSKAILARSKLESLCRELQRHNRTLKEEGIQRTRLEEEXRKEVTSHFQVTLHDIQVQMEQHNEMNASLHQENTELAEKLKKLHEQYKLREEHIDKVVKHKDLQQQLVNTKLHQAQELLNESEERHNTEKHFLLQEALESQRMCELMKQQEGHLKQQLSLYTEKFEEFQTTLSKSNEVFATFKQEMEKMTKKIKKLEKETAMYRSRWESSNKALLEMAEEKSVQDRDFEALQGKVQRLEKLRRALKVERNELNKKVQNLSGTPAPPTSDCECPSPTPTDSLPEAGSNAAAGKIGHALTESSTRSPPCDVELNTDTRVEVARPTPTQE, from the exons ATGAAGAAGCAAGACACAGAGGAGTCGGTCACCCAGGAAATCGAGGATGTGCCCACTACAGCGGGCGGAACGGAGTCCCCTGTGGTTCCGAAGGAGGACGTGGACAGCAGCAGCAGTCCCAAAGAGCCCGAAACGCCGCAGGCGGACACGCCACCTAAAAATGATGAGGCACCGAATGATG ATGCAGCAGCTCAGTCTCGGTGCGACAAGGCCAACGAGCTGAGTCGCCAGCTGGAGGACATCCTCAGCATCTACTGCAGAGAGAGCCTTTCGGACGATTCCGGCGCCCTCGCCAACGGCCAGTCGCAAAGACTCGAGATCAACGGGCTCGCTGACGACAAAGAGCACGACGGGGCCGTGGCGGGCAAAGTGAAGGGGGGCGCCAGTGGCGTAgacaaggaaaagaagaagacgcaGGATAAGAAGAAAGTAAAGGGCCTGG GCAAAGAAATCACCCTCCTCATGCAGACTCTCAACACATTAAGCACACCCGAGGAGAAGCTAACTGGCCTCTGCAAGAAGTACGCCGAACTG CTGGAGGAGCATCGGAACAGGCAGAAGCAGATGCGGGCGCTGCAGAAGAAGCAAACTCAGCTGGTGCAGGAGAAGGACAACCTGAGGAACGAACATAGCAAGGCCATCTTGGCGCGCAGCAAGCTGGAGAGCCTCTGCAGGGAGCTGCAGCGGCACAACCGCACACTCAAG GAGGAAGGGATACAGAGGACCCGTCTcgaggagg aaagaaaagaggtGACTTCGCATTTTCAGGTGACGCTCCACGACATCCAGGTTCAAATGGAGCAGCACAACGAAATGAACGCCAGCCTGCACCAGGAGAACACGGAGCTGGCCGAGAAGCTCAAGAAGCTCCACGAGCAGTACAAATTACGAGAGGAG CATATAGACAAAGTGGTGAAGCACAAGGACCTGCAGCAGCAGCTGGTGAACACCAAACTACACCAGGCGCAGGAACTGCTCAACGAGTCGGAGGAACGCCACAACACAGagaaacatttt CTGCTACAAGAGGCGCTCGAGTCTCAGCGGATGTGCGAGTTGATGAAGCAGCAGGAAGGCCACCTCAAACAGCAG CTTTCACTGTACACAGAGAAGTTCGAGGAGTTCCAGACCACCTTGTCCAAAAGCAACGAGGTCTTCGCCACGTTCAAACAGGAGATGGAGAAG ATGACTAAAAAGATCAAGAAGCTGGAGAAGGAGACGGCCATGTATCGTTCCAGGTGGGAGAGCAGCAACAAGGCTCTTCTGGAGATGGCTGAGGAG aAATCCGTACAAGACCGCGACTTTGAGGCCCTTCAAGGTAAAGTCCAGCGGCTGGAGAAGCTGCGGCGCGCCCTCAAAGTGGAACGTAACGAGCTCAACAAGAAGGTACAAAATCTCAGCGGCACCCCCGCGCCGCCCACATCCGACTGCGAATGCCCCTCCCCGACACCCACAGACTCTTTGCCGGAAGCCGGCTCAAACGCCGCCGCTGGCAAAATCGGCCACGCCCTCACCGAGTCCAGCACCCGTAGCCCACCCTGTGACGTGGAACTGAATACGGACACCCGAGTGGAGGTGGCTCGGCCCACCCCCACGcaggaatga